Proteins co-encoded in one Corynebacterium lujinxingii genomic window:
- a CDS encoding metallopeptidase family protein produces MQTRSGGGQGPSNVRAARDRHGRGARGPLLPVGVPRYRTRTAAFDQLVMDAYAPLHNAYFDQLAGVDLAVDTIPRMRLHADMTVLPDEIIADGPVPLGRVLQAGVDMHGNPTRARFVVFRMPIEHRAVSTQERSELLTWVLTALVANYLNLDPRTVNPDFPW; encoded by the coding sequence ATGCAGACCCGATCCGGTGGCGGGCAGGGCCCGTCGAACGTCCGCGCCGCACGCGACCGCCACGGCCGCGGCGCGCGTGGCCCGCTGCTACCCGTCGGGGTTCCGCGCTACCGCACCCGCACCGCCGCGTTCGACCAGTTGGTCATGGACGCCTACGCACCGTTGCACAACGCCTACTTCGACCAACTCGCCGGGGTGGACCTCGCCGTGGACACCATCCCGCGCATGCGGCTGCACGCGGACATGACCGTGCTTCCCGACGAAATCATCGCCGATGGCCCCGTCCCCTTGGGCCGTGTGCTGCAGGCTGGCGTGGACATGCACGGCAACCCGACGCGCGCCCGGTTCGTTGTGTTCCGCATGCCCATCGAACACAGAGCGGTGAGCACCCAGGAGCGCTCCGAGCTACTCACGTGGGTACTCACCGCGTTGGTGGCGAATTACCTCAACCTGGATCCACGCACCGTGAATCCGGATTTTCCCTGGTAG
- a CDS encoding DUF3499 domain-containing protein produces the protein MNVFRRCCRPGCGRPAVATLIYAYADSTAVIGPLAPAPDPHAWDLCERHSAQITAPVGWEMVRVEHVELDDDTDPDNSDITALAEAVREAGRLTTGLVDTTQDPIEYEASRDFNDPETSNHPVHRTKRVEEQIAAAKAARRSHLRIVPDPDEGTQ, from the coding sequence GTGAATGTCTTCCGCCGTTGCTGCCGCCCCGGGTGCGGCAGGCCTGCCGTAGCCACCTTGATCTACGCCTACGCGGATTCGACGGCGGTCATCGGCCCGCTTGCACCCGCGCCCGACCCGCACGCCTGGGACTTGTGCGAGCGCCACTCCGCGCAGATCACCGCGCCCGTCGGCTGGGAGATGGTGCGCGTGGAGCACGTCGAGCTTGACGACGACACCGATCCGGACAACTCCGACATCACTGCCCTTGCCGAGGCGGTGCGCGAGGCCGGTCGGTTGACCACGGGGCTGGTGGACACCACTCAGGATCCGATCGAGTACGAGGCGTCGCGCGACTTCAACGACCCGGAGACCTCGAACCACCCGGTGCACCGCACGAAGCGGGTGGAGGAGCAGATCGCGGCGGCCAAGGCAGCGCGCCGTTCGCACCTGCGCATCGTGCCGGACCCGGACGAGGGCACACAGTAA
- a CDS encoding phosphomannomutase/phosphoglucomutase, which yields MAIEHTRDSLSSVIKAYDIRGVVGEHIDEDFVRTAGAAFAHILRGEGETRIAVGHDMRPSSPALAAAFAEGAASQGLNVIDLGLTSTDELYFVAGSENCAGAMFTASHNPAQYNGIKLCRAGATPVSTDTGLSEIGRMIIEGVPAFDGDRGVVEKQDALEAYATYVRDLVPVPARRKLVVAVDAANGMAGLTVPAALADMDIRPLYFELDGTFPNHEANPLDPKNLVDLQKFTVEQGADIGLAFDGDADRCFVVDERGEAVSPSAITALIATRTLAEHPGATIIHNLITSKAVPEIIDECGGKAVRTRVGHSYIKAEMAEQGALFGGEHSAHYYFSEFYNADSGLIAALHVLAALAEQDKPLSELMAEFDRYVASGEINSEVDDQQAATKRVVDAFEDRAESVDTLDGVTVQLKDSKAWFNVRASNTEPLLRLNAEAPTKAEVDALTEEILGLIRS from the coding sequence ATGGCTATCGAGCACACACGTGATTCCCTGAGCAGCGTTATTAAGGCCTACGACATCCGCGGCGTTGTCGGCGAGCACATCGACGAGGACTTTGTCCGCACCGCCGGAGCGGCCTTCGCGCACATCCTGCGCGGGGAGGGCGAGACCCGGATTGCGGTCGGCCACGACATGCGCCCGTCATCGCCTGCGCTGGCCGCGGCGTTCGCCGAGGGGGCCGCATCGCAGGGGTTGAACGTGATCGATCTGGGGCTGACTTCCACCGACGAGCTCTACTTCGTCGCTGGCTCCGAGAACTGCGCGGGCGCGATGTTTACCGCCTCTCACAACCCGGCCCAGTACAACGGCATCAAGCTCTGCCGCGCGGGCGCCACACCGGTGTCCACCGACACCGGCCTGTCGGAGATCGGCCGCATGATCATCGAGGGCGTGCCGGCGTTTGACGGCGACCGTGGTGTCGTCGAGAAGCAAGACGCGCTCGAGGCGTACGCGACGTACGTGCGCGACCTGGTCCCGGTGCCGGCGCGCCGCAAGTTGGTTGTCGCGGTGGATGCGGCCAACGGCATGGCCGGGCTGACGGTGCCGGCCGCGCTTGCGGACATGGACATCCGCCCGCTGTACTTCGAGTTGGACGGCACGTTCCCGAACCACGAGGCGAACCCGCTGGACCCGAAGAACCTGGTGGATCTGCAGAAGTTCACCGTCGAGCAGGGCGCGGACATCGGGTTGGCGTTCGACGGTGACGCGGACCGCTGCTTTGTTGTCGACGAGCGCGGCGAGGCCGTCTCGCCGTCCGCGATCACCGCGCTGATCGCTACGCGCACGCTCGCGGAGCACCCGGGGGCGACGATCATCCACAACCTGATCACGTCCAAGGCTGTGCCGGAGATTATCGACGAGTGCGGCGGCAAGGCCGTGCGCACCCGCGTCGGCCACTCCTACATCAAGGCCGAGATGGCCGAGCAGGGGGCCCTGTTCGGCGGCGAGCACTCCGCGCACTACTACTTCTCCGAGTTCTACAACGCCGACTCCGGTCTCATCGCAGCGCTGCACGTGCTGGCCGCACTCGCTGAGCAGGACAAGCCACTATCCGAGCTGATGGCCGAGTTCGACCGCTACGTCGCCTCCGGCGAGATCAACTCCGAGGTAGACGACCAGCAGGCGGCGACGAAGCGCGTGGTCGACGCCTTCGAAGACCGCGCCGAATCCGTGGACACCCTCGACGGCGTGACCGTGCAGTTGAAGGACTCCAAGGCGTGGTTCAACGTGCGCGCCTCCAACACCGAGCCGCTGCTGCGCCTCAACGCCGAAGCCCCCACTAAGGCCGAGGTGGACGCGCTGACCGAGGAAATTCTCGGCTTGATCCGTTCCTAA
- the manA gene encoding mannose-6-phosphate isomerase, class I, which yields MERLDGVLRPYPWGSRTLLAQLRGKPAPSEQPEAELWFGAHPAAPATIDGEGLDEIIAGDPASALGRRVVDEHGEGLPFLVKLLAADAPLSIQAHPSAEQAEEGFARENDEGIDLHSPKRNYKDPNPKPELIVALTTFRAMAGFRPVEQLAQLFEAFSSPELDRYAALLPAAGGAGDLRVLFTTLVSLPKAALTDLLAAVETSAGEIASAGDQPAWVREAAEVFLELSGRYPGDAGALTALLLNIVTLAPGEGAFLGAGQLHAYLSGLGVEVMANSDNVLRGGLTTKHVDVPELVRVLDFSSLESPRARTTSLDGGTRFDLPVESFRVSVHYLAEGECVVDEDGPAIVVCTVGAVLADDTTRTAEFSAGEAIWIPASDAAVTLRAADAGQGAQVFVATV from the coding sequence ATGGAGCGGTTGGACGGGGTACTGCGCCCTTACCCGTGGGGGTCGCGCACGCTGTTGGCGCAGTTGCGTGGAAAGCCCGCGCCGAGCGAGCAGCCGGAAGCTGAACTCTGGTTCGGCGCCCACCCGGCGGCACCTGCGACCATCGACGGTGAGGGGCTCGACGAGATCATCGCCGGCGACCCTGCGTCCGCTCTGGGCCGGCGCGTTGTCGACGAGCACGGCGAAGGCCTGCCGTTTCTGGTGAAACTACTGGCCGCCGACGCGCCGCTGAGCATCCAGGCCCACCCGTCCGCCGAGCAGGCGGAAGAGGGCTTCGCCCGCGAAAACGACGAGGGCATCGACCTGCACAGCCCGAAGCGCAACTACAAGGACCCGAACCCGAAACCGGAGCTCATCGTCGCGTTGACGACGTTTCGCGCCATGGCGGGCTTCCGCCCGGTCGAGCAGTTGGCGCAGCTGTTTGAGGCGTTTTCCTCCCCGGAACTCGACCGGTACGCCGCGCTGCTGCCGGCGGCCGGCGGGGCGGGGGACCTGCGGGTGCTGTTCACCACGCTCGTCTCGCTGCCAAAAGCCGCGCTGACGGACCTGCTTGCGGCGGTTGAGACCTCGGCGGGTGAGATCGCCTCCGCTGGCGACCAGCCAGCGTGGGTGCGCGAGGCCGCCGAGGTGTTCCTGGAACTGTCCGGGCGCTATCCCGGCGACGCTGGGGCGTTGACGGCGCTGCTGCTCAACATCGTCACGCTTGCGCCGGGTGAGGGCGCGTTCTTGGGCGCCGGCCAGCTGCACGCCTACCTGTCAGGTCTGGGCGTGGAGGTCATGGCCAACTCCGACAACGTGCTGCGCGGCGGGCTGACCACCAAGCACGTCGATGTGCCGGAGCTGGTGCGCGTGCTCGACTTCTCGTCGCTGGAATCCCCGCGGGCGCGCACCACGTCGCTCGACGGGGGGACGCGGTTCGATCTTCCGGTGGAAAGCTTCCGCGTGAGCGTGCACTACCTCGCGGAAGGGGAGTGCGTTGTGGACGAGGATGGCCCCGCCATCGTCGTGTGCACCGTGGGAGCAGTGCTTGCCGACGACACCACGCGCACCGCCGAATTCTCCGCCGGCGAAGCCATTTGGATCCCGGCATCCGACGCCGCGGTGACCCTGCGCGCCGCCGATGCGGGGCAGGGTGCGCAGGTGTTCGTCGCTACGGTCTGA
- a CDS encoding DUF4259 domain-containing protein, translating to MATWDEQIFTIDTNVDFLDEIADLDTEEIVDAVRDAVLLAANQDNPSEDELLNGQAAATIAAIWSGAPFSAGDTAETYPFIRLRPDEIDEKLVEAAATVLEDADTEADLEQFLEALA from the coding sequence GTGGCGACCTGGGACGAGCAGATTTTCACGATTGACACCAACGTCGATTTCCTCGACGAGATCGCTGACCTGGACACCGAGGAGATCGTCGACGCCGTGCGCGACGCGGTGCTGCTCGCGGCGAACCAGGACAACCCGAGCGAAGACGAGCTGCTCAACGGCCAGGCTGCGGCCACCATCGCCGCGATCTGGTCGGGCGCGCCGTTTTCCGCCGGCGACACTGCGGAGACCTACCCGTTCATCCGGCTGCGCCCGGATGAGATCGACGAGAAGTTGGTCGAAGCCGCGGCAACGGTGTTGGAAGATGCCGACACTGAGGCGGACCTCGAGCAGTTCCTCGAAGCGCTCGCGTAG
- a CDS encoding dTMP kinase yields MIIAFEGIDGAGKNTLVTALKDELGADTIAFPRYDDSIHAQLAQDALHGRMGDMTDSAFAMATMFALDRHGAKALLDDYANDPKRILILDRYVASNAAYTAARTGDDAALTWVAELEFERLGLPKPDLQVLVDTSPELARERAEKREAQDAARTRDRYERDGGLQAATSAAYARLAENSWGGPWVRSSDPAVIIQAVQDLMA; encoded by the coding sequence ATGATCATCGCGTTTGAAGGCATCGACGGCGCCGGCAAAAATACCCTCGTCACCGCATTGAAGGACGAGCTGGGCGCCGACACAATCGCATTCCCGCGTTACGACGACTCCATCCACGCCCAGCTCGCCCAAGACGCGCTGCACGGCCGGATGGGGGACATGACCGATTCCGCTTTCGCCATGGCCACCATGTTCGCGCTCGACCGGCACGGGGCGAAGGCGCTTCTCGACGACTACGCCAACGACCCCAAGCGCATCCTGATCCTGGACCGCTACGTCGCGTCCAACGCGGCTTACACCGCGGCGCGCACCGGCGACGATGCAGCGCTGACCTGGGTGGCGGAGCTCGAGTTTGAGCGGCTCGGGTTGCCGAAGCCGGACCTGCAGGTGCTCGTCGATACGAGCCCCGAGCTCGCTCGGGAACGTGCCGAGAAGCGCGAGGCGCAGGACGCTGCCCGCACCCGCGACCGCTACGAGCGCGACGGCGGGCTGCAGGCGGCGACATCGGCGGCCTACGCCAGGCTCGCGGAGAACTCGTGGGGCGGGCCGTGGGTCCGCAGCTCGGATCCGGCGGTTATCATTCAGGCAGTACAGGACCTGATGGCGTAG
- the mtrA gene encoding MtrAB system response regulator MtrA — protein sequence MAAKILVVDDDPAINEMLTIVLEAEGFQTSSVTDGAEAVGAFQSSDPDLILLDLMLPGVNGIDICREIRKQSAVPIVMLTAKTDTVDVVLGLESGADDYITKPFKPKELIARIRARLRRTDDEPAEVYEIGDLTIDVPQHTVTRGGEEIQLTPLEFDLLLEMAQKPNQVHTREELLESVWGYRNASDTRLVNVHVQRLRSKIEHDPENPEIILTVRGVGYKTGKPEV from the coding sequence GTGGCTGCCAAGATCTTGGTCGTTGACGATGACCCAGCGATCAACGAGATGCTCACCATCGTTTTGGAAGCCGAGGGCTTTCAGACGAGTTCCGTCACCGACGGCGCGGAAGCCGTCGGTGCGTTTCAGAGCTCCGATCCGGATTTGATCCTGCTCGATCTCATGCTGCCGGGGGTCAACGGCATCGACATCTGCCGTGAGATCCGCAAGCAGTCCGCGGTGCCGATCGTGATGCTCACCGCGAAGACCGACACCGTGGATGTGGTGCTCGGGCTGGAATCCGGCGCGGACGACTACATCACCAAACCGTTCAAGCCGAAGGAACTGATCGCCCGCATCCGCGCCCGGCTGCGCCGCACGGATGACGAGCCGGCGGAGGTCTACGAGATCGGCGACCTGACCATCGACGTGCCGCAGCACACCGTCACCCGTGGCGGGGAGGAGATCCAGCTCACCCCGCTGGAGTTCGACCTGCTGCTGGAGATGGCGCAGAAGCCCAACCAGGTCCACACCCGCGAGGAACTGCTGGAATCGGTGTGGGGCTACCGCAACGCTTCCGATACGCGCCTTGTGAATGTGCACGTGCAGCGTCTGCGCTCCAAGATCGAGCACGACCCGGAAAACCCCGAGATCATCCTCACCGTGCGCGGGGTGGGCTACAAGACCGGCAAGCCGGAGGTGTAG
- the mtrB gene encoding MtrAB system histidine kinase MtrB yields the protein MKRARERVAHAWSTSLQVRFVGTVLIVSAIVMSVLGFALASVVTDRITEAKIETASVEIDRARSTVEYQLDNSGSSASLQARLNSARAGLTQRAQENSDTSSFFEPVLVAEGSGGAVTSSPESYQIPERLGQFVKDGNVAYQFATVERPDGSSYEALIVGTPTNSDIPNLQLYLVMNMESETSTVALMRGILASAAVIVVVLLMGIAWLASQQIVAPVRSASRTAQRFASGHLRERMPVDGEDEMAVLAMSFNDMADALSKQINNLEEYSSLQRQFTSDVSHELRTPLTTVRMAADMIASNEDELEPATKRASQLMTRELDRFEALLNDLLEISRHDAGVAELSATNMDARGPIESAWQQTHHLADELGVEVIFDIPEEAQTIEGDPRRIERIVRNLMANAIDHSEGNPVTVAMASNDEAVAITVTDGGVGLKPGQDELVFNRFWRADKSRKRHSGGTGLGLAIAREDAQLHGGVLDAAGTFGVGSQFRLVLPRDLEAGFTDAPLELEAPGAELMLDDDTVSAEADVVDTHAPEEENR from the coding sequence GTGAAACGCGCACGCGAACGCGTCGCGCACGCATGGTCGACCTCGCTGCAGGTCAGGTTCGTGGGCACGGTGCTCATCGTCTCCGCGATCGTGATGTCGGTGCTCGGCTTCGCCCTGGCGTCTGTGGTCACCGACCGCATCACCGAGGCGAAGATCGAAACCGCCAGTGTGGAGATCGACCGGGCCCGCTCCACCGTGGAGTACCAGCTGGATAACTCCGGCAGCTCCGCGTCGTTGCAGGCCCGGCTGAACTCCGCGCGTGCTGGGCTGACGCAGCGCGCGCAGGAAAACTCCGACACGTCGAGCTTCTTCGAGCCGGTGCTCGTCGCCGAGGGCTCGGGCGGGGCGGTAACGTCCTCGCCGGAGTCGTACCAGATCCCGGAACGGCTCGGGCAGTTCGTCAAAGACGGCAACGTGGCCTACCAGTTCGCCACCGTTGAGCGGCCCGACGGCTCGTCGTATGAGGCGCTGATCGTGGGCACGCCGACGAACTCGGACATCCCGAACCTGCAGCTCTACTTGGTAATGAACATGGAGAGCGAGACCTCCACCGTGGCGCTGATGCGCGGCATCTTGGCCTCGGCGGCCGTGATCGTCGTCGTGCTGCTGATGGGCATCGCGTGGCTGGCCTCCCAGCAGATCGTCGCGCCGGTGCGTTCGGCCTCGCGCACCGCGCAGCGGTTCGCCTCCGGCCACCTGCGTGAGCGCATGCCGGTCGACGGGGAGGACGAGATGGCGGTGCTGGCCATGTCGTTTAACGACATGGCGGACGCGCTGTCGAAGCAGATCAACAACCTCGAGGAGTACAGCTCTCTGCAGCGCCAGTTCACCTCGGACGTCTCCCACGAGCTGCGCACCCCGCTGACCACGGTGCGCATGGCGGCCGACATGATTGCCTCGAACGAAGACGAGCTTGAGCCCGCAACCAAGCGCGCCAGTCAGCTGATGACCCGCGAGTTGGACCGCTTCGAGGCGCTGCTCAACGACCTGCTCGAGATTTCACGTCACGACGCCGGCGTGGCCGAACTTTCCGCCACAAACATGGACGCGCGTGGCCCGATCGAGTCCGCGTGGCAGCAAACCCACCACCTGGCCGACGAACTCGGCGTGGAGGTCATCTTCGACATCCCCGAGGAGGCTCAAACCATCGAGGGTGACCCGCGCCGCATCGAGCGCATTGTGCGCAACCTCATGGCGAACGCCATCGACCACTCCGAGGGCAACCCGGTCACCGTGGCCATGGCGTCCAACGACGAGGCGGTTGCCATCACCGTCACCGACGGCGGCGTAGGCCTCAAACCCGGCCAGGACGAGCTGGTGTTCAACCGCTTCTGGCGCGCCGACAAATCCCGGAAGCGCCACTCCGGTGGCACCGGGTTGGGCCTGGCGATCGCCCGCGAGGACGCCCAGCTGCACGGCGGCGTGCTCGACGCGGCCGGCACCTTCGGCGTCGGCTCCCAGTTCCGCCTGGTGCTCCCGCGCGATCTGGAGGCCGGCTTCACGGACGCCCCGCTCGAGTTGGAGGCGCCCGGCGCCGAGCTCATGCTCGACGACGACACCGTCTCCGCCGAAGCGGATGTCGTCGATACGCACGCCCCCGAGGAGGAGAACCGATGA